One segment of Streptomyces roseifaciens DNA contains the following:
- a CDS encoding BACON domain-containing protein, with protein MMTRRPEHRPHATGAHRAHRGAPRDARPPRDNQHAQQAYEEQPAGEDRPGREAATSAAVAGTARIPVVPPGPHDTLAQQPPLRYDPHLDGLFTYCLSVLCEHDAATAALGEALALAEKRAERAPADEELRRSWLYALARWACLRRLVAPEDPDAPGSEPPAPPDSYRRAELALLAWPEAAGTTAEQREALELAVRHGLTAPEVAAVLGLETDAARALMSSAACEVERTRTALAVVESGRCPVVARFTGDTQVLLGAALRRELVRHVDDCADCRRTAERSTAGEPWPGTAASSAPLPLLQAPRAAAYAAMLSAVSAGRQRGAQAPAAPRFDRRGYPVDPKDRTARRSRLRSRAVTTTVVATVIAAPVLALWAAWRSAPETGETRPDPAAVSAKETGAVGERPYRGPGPAPRPAGTGTTPGRVVTGVSVAVIGPDGRPVPPPRSGTAPPSPAGGASPVPAPPAAQAPGPGRLTVAAQPSGTATVVTLTASGGQAVVWSMTADAPWLRLSRPGGVLQPGQSVTVVIEVDGEREPVGPWRARVTVAPGGTTITIEGRGRPVVSSPAATQPPATPAGTPPASPGAATPP; from the coding sequence ATGATGACCAGGAGGCCAGAGCACCGACCGCATGCCACCGGCGCGCACCGCGCACACCGCGGTGCGCCGCGCGATGCCCGCCCGCCTCGGGACAATCAGCACGCGCAGCAGGCGTACGAGGAGCAGCCGGCCGGCGAGGATCGGCCGGGCCGCGAGGCCGCGACGTCCGCCGCGGTGGCCGGGACGGCCCGCATTCCCGTCGTACCGCCCGGCCCGCACGACACCCTCGCCCAGCAGCCGCCCCTCCGGTACGACCCCCACCTCGACGGGCTCTTCACCTACTGCCTGTCGGTGCTGTGCGAGCACGACGCCGCGACCGCCGCCCTGGGCGAAGCCCTCGCCCTCGCCGAGAAGCGGGCCGAGCGCGCCCCCGCCGACGAGGAACTGCGCCGCTCCTGGCTCTACGCACTCGCCCGCTGGGCCTGCCTGCGCCGGCTCGTCGCCCCGGAGGACCCGGACGCCCCGGGCTCCGAGCCGCCCGCCCCGCCGGATTCGTACCGCCGGGCCGAGCTCGCGCTGCTCGCCTGGCCCGAGGCCGCCGGGACCACCGCCGAGCAGCGCGAAGCGCTCGAACTGGCCGTCCGGCACGGCCTGACCGCCCCCGAGGTCGCCGCCGTCCTCGGCCTGGAGACCGACGCCGCGCGCGCCCTGATGTCCTCCGCGGCCTGCGAGGTCGAGCGCACCCGGACGGCCCTGGCCGTCGTGGAATCGGGCCGCTGCCCGGTCGTCGCCCGCTTCACGGGCGACACCCAGGTGCTGCTCGGCGCCGCCCTGCGGCGCGAGCTCGTACGGCACGTCGACGACTGCGCCGACTGCCGCCGCACCGCCGAGCGGTCCACCGCCGGCGAGCCCTGGCCCGGTACGGCCGCCTCCTCGGCCCCCCTGCCCCTCCTCCAGGCGCCCCGGGCCGCCGCGTACGCCGCCATGCTGTCCGCCGTGAGCGCGGGCCGGCAGCGCGGCGCCCAGGCGCCCGCCGCCCCCCGCTTCGACCGGCGCGGCTACCCCGTCGACCCCAAGGACCGCACGGCGCGCCGCAGCCGCCTGCGCAGCCGGGCCGTCACCACGACCGTCGTCGCCACCGTCATCGCCGCGCCCGTGCTCGCCCTGTGGGCCGCGTGGCGCAGCGCGCCGGAGACGGGGGAGACGCGCCCGGACCCCGCGGCCGTCTCCGCGAAGGAGACCGGCGCCGTCGGCGAGCGCCCCTACCGGGGACCGGGGCCCGCCCCGCGCCCCGCCGGCACGGGCACCACGCCCGGGCGTGTGGTCACCGGGGTCTCGGTGGCGGTCATCGGGCCGGACGGCAGACCCGTACCGCCCCCGCGGTCCGGCACCGCCCCGCCCTCCCCCGCGGGCGGTGCCTCCCCGGTCCCCGCGCCGCCCGCCGCCCAGGCGCCCGGCCCCGGCCGGCTGACCGTCGCGGCGCAGCCCAGCGGCACCGCCACGGTCGTCACGCTGACGGCGAGCGGCGGGCAGGCGGTGGTGTGGTCGATGACGGCAGACGCGCCGTGGCTGCGGCTGAGCCGGCCGGGCGGCGTGCTGCAGCCCGGGCAGTCCGTGACCGTGGTGATCGAAGTCGACGGCGAGCGGGAGCCGGTGGGCCCGTGGCGCGCGCGGGTCACCGTCGCACCGGGCGGCACGACGATCACGATCGAGGGCCGGGGCCGCCCGGTGGTCTCGTCCCCTGCGGCGACCCAGCCTCCGGCGACGCCGGCAGGCACGCCCCCCGCGTCGCCAGGGGCGGCGACGCCGCCGTGA
- a CDS encoding Ppx/GppA phosphatase family protein — protein MRLGVLDVGSNTVHLLVVDAHPGARPLPAHSHKTELRLAQLIDQDGAISDKGIDRLVAVVQDALQAAEDKGCEDVLPFATSAVREASNADTVLARVQKETGLTLPVLTGDEEARLTFLAARRWFGWSAGKLLVLDIGGGSLEIALGLDEEPDAAASLPLGAGRLTTAWLPGDPSDPTDVRALRRHVRAQIARIVGDFVRLGPPDRVVATSKTFKQLARIAGAARSTEGLYVQRALSRRALEDWVPRLATMTTAQRAQLPGVSEGRAHQLLAGALVAEGAMDLFGVDELEICPWALREGVILRRLDHLPTPREN, from the coding sequence ATGAGACTCGGTGTCCTCGATGTGGGTTCGAATACGGTCCATCTGCTCGTGGTGGACGCGCACCCGGGCGCGCGCCCGCTGCCCGCCCACTCCCACAAGACCGAGCTGCGCCTCGCCCAGCTCATCGACCAGGACGGGGCGATCAGCGACAAGGGCATAGACCGCCTCGTCGCCGTCGTCCAGGACGCCCTGCAGGCGGCCGAGGACAAGGGCTGCGAGGACGTCCTGCCCTTCGCCACCTCCGCGGTCCGCGAGGCCTCCAACGCCGACACGGTCCTGGCCCGTGTGCAGAAGGAGACCGGCCTCACACTGCCCGTCCTGACCGGCGACGAGGAGGCGCGCCTGACCTTCCTGGCCGCCCGCCGCTGGTTCGGCTGGTCGGCCGGAAAGCTTCTGGTCCTCGACATCGGCGGCGGCTCCCTGGAGATCGCCCTCGGCCTCGACGAGGAACCGGACGCCGCGGCCTCCCTCCCCCTCGGCGCCGGCCGCCTCACCACCGCCTGGCTGCCCGGCGACCCGTCCGACCCCACGGACGTCCGGGCCCTGCGCCGCCACGTCCGGGCCCAGATCGCCCGCATCGTCGGCGACTTCGTGCGCCTCGGCCCGCCCGACCGCGTCGTCGCCACCTCCAAGACCTTCAAACAGCTCGCCCGCATCGCCGGCGCCGCCCGCTCCACCGAGGGCCTCTACGTCCAGCGCGCCCTCAGCCGCCGCGCCCTGGAGGACTGGGTCCCCCGGCTCGCCACCATGACCACCGCCCAGCGCGCCCAGCTGCCCGGCGTGTCGGAGGGCCGGGCGCACCAGCTGCTGGCCGGCGCGCTGGTCGCCGAGGGCGCGATGGACCTGTTCGGGGTGGACGAGCTGGAGATCTGCCCGTGGGCGCTGCGCGAGGGCGTCATCCTGCGCAGGCTGGACCACCTGCCGACGCCGAGGGAGAACTGA
- a CDS encoding sugar phosphate isomerase/epimerase family protein: MTEPVVRIPDAKVALSTASVYPESTATAFEIAARLGYDGVEVMVWTDPVSQDIEALRRLSDYHQVPILAVHAPCLLITQRVWSTDPWVKLQRARAAAEKLGASTVVVHPPFRWQRGYAREFVRGVWRMADETDVRFAVENMYPWRYRDREMLAYAPDWDVTKDDYRHFTVDLSHTSTARTDAIAMIDRMGDRLAHVHLADGNGSAKDEHLVPGRGKQPCAELLERLATRGFDGHVVIEVNTRRAMSAAEREADLAEALAFTRLHLASPSRVPRP, translated from the coding sequence GTGACAGAGCCAGTGGTGCGCATCCCGGATGCGAAGGTCGCGCTGTCCACGGCCTCGGTCTATCCCGAGTCGACGGCGACGGCCTTCGAGATCGCCGCACGCCTGGGCTACGACGGTGTCGAGGTCATGGTCTGGACCGACCCGGTCAGCCAGGACATCGAGGCGCTCCGCCGCCTCTCGGACTACCACCAGGTGCCGATCCTGGCCGTGCACGCACCCTGCCTGCTGATCACCCAGCGCGTCTGGTCGACCGACCCGTGGGTCAAGCTCCAGCGCGCCCGGGCGGCCGCCGAGAAGCTCGGCGCGAGCACCGTCGTCGTCCACCCGCCCTTCCGCTGGCAGCGCGGCTACGCCCGCGAGTTCGTCCGCGGCGTCTGGCGGATGGCCGACGAGACCGACGTCCGCTTCGCCGTCGAGAACATGTACCCCTGGCGCTACCGCGACCGCGAGATGCTCGCCTACGCGCCCGACTGGGACGTCACCAAGGACGACTACCGCCACTTCACCGTCGACCTCTCGCACACGTCCACCGCCCGGACGGACGCCATCGCAATGATCGACCGGATGGGCGACAGGCTCGCCCACGTCCACCTCGCCGACGGCAACGGCTCCGCCAAGGACGAGCACCTCGTGCCGGGCCGCGGCAAGCAGCCCTGCGCCGAGCTGCTGGAGCGCCTCGCGACCCGCGGCTTCGACGGCCACGTGGTGATCGAGGTCAACACCCGCCGCGCGATGTCCGCAGCCGAGCGCGAGGCCGACCTAGCCGAGGCCCTCGCCTTCACCCGGCTGCACCTGGCCTCGCCCAGCCGCGTGCCGCGGCCGTGA
- a CDS encoding TetR family transcriptional regulator gives MSAAAAGGAGAGSGAGAGGGAGAPRRRGRPARTDAGSGPGARERILAAARAEFAERGYDKASIRAIARGADVDPALVHHYYGPKEQIFAAAIATDFAPALEAPDVVQAGGPDDLGERLTRFILGVWENPDTREQLLAIVRSAVANETAAAVFRDLVTTRLMARIAGELDIPDPKLRSELAAAHLVGVAMLRYVIKVEPLASADLEQVIGMVAPAVQRHLAGDA, from the coding sequence GTGAGCGCGGCAGCGGCGGGCGGTGCCGGTGCCGGAAGCGGTGCCGGTGCCGGCGGTGGTGCCGGAGCCCCCAGGCGGCGCGGCCGGCCCGCCCGGACGGACGCGGGCAGCGGCCCCGGCGCCCGCGAGCGCATCCTCGCCGCCGCCCGCGCCGAATTCGCCGAGCGCGGCTACGACAAGGCGTCCATCCGCGCCATCGCGAGGGGCGCGGACGTCGACCCGGCGCTCGTCCACCACTACTACGGCCCCAAGGAACAGATCTTCGCGGCCGCCATCGCCACCGACTTCGCACCCGCACTCGAAGCGCCGGACGTCGTCCAAGCCGGCGGCCCGGACGACCTGGGGGAGCGGCTCACCCGCTTCATCCTCGGCGTGTGGGAGAACCCGGACACCCGCGAACAGCTGCTCGCGATCGTCCGCTCGGCCGTCGCCAACGAGACCGCCGCGGCCGTCTTCCGCGACCTCGTCACCACCCGGCTGATGGCCCGCATCGCGGGCGAGCTCGACATCCCGGACCCAAAGCTGCGCTCGGAGCTGGCCGCGGCCCACCTCGTCGGCGTCGCCATGCTGCGCTACGTGATCAAGGTCGAGCCGCTGGCGTCGGCGGACCTGGAGCAGGTGATCGGGATGGTGGCGCCGGCGGTGCAGCGACACCTGGCGGGGGACGCGTAA
- the ilvD gene encoding dihydroxy-acid dehydratase, which produces MPELRSRTVTHGRNMAGARALMRASGVASEDIGKPIIAVANSFTEFVPGHTHLAPVGRIVSEAIKAAGAVPREFNTIAVDDGIAMGHAGMLYSLPSRDLIADSVEYMVEAHCADALICISNCDKITPGMLMAAMRLNIPVVFVSGGPMEAGQATLVDGTVRKLDLINAIVDAVNENVSDEDVLRIEENACPTCGSCSGMFTANSMNCLTEAIGLSLPGNGSVLATHTARKALYENAARTVVEITKRYYEDDDDSVLPRNIATRAAFDNAMALDIAMGGSTNTILHLLAAAQEAGLDYDLGDIDAVSRRVPCLAKVAPNVAPGGTYYMEDVHRAGGIPAILGELYRAGLLNEDVHTVHSRGIKEWLEAWDVRGGSPTPEAVELWHAAPGCVRSATAFSQSERWESLDVDAAGGCIRDAAHAYSKDGGLAVLKGNLAVDGCVVKTAGVDESIWTFEGPAVVCESQEEAVDKILTKSVKEGDVVVIRYEGPRGGPGMQEMLYPTSFLKGRGLGKACALVTDGRFSGGTSGLSIGHASPEAASGGTIALVQDGDRIRIDIPNRSIELLVDEPELAARREALGGTYAPKNRERKVSAALRAYAAMATSADRGAVRDVSLLEG; this is translated from the coding sequence ATGCCCGAGCTGAGGTCCCGCACCGTCACCCACGGCCGCAACATGGCGGGCGCCCGCGCCCTCATGCGGGCCTCGGGCGTAGCGAGCGAGGACATCGGCAAGCCGATCATCGCCGTGGCCAACTCCTTCACCGAGTTCGTCCCGGGCCACACCCACCTCGCACCGGTCGGCCGGATCGTCTCCGAGGCGATCAAGGCGGCGGGCGCGGTCCCGCGCGAGTTCAACACCATCGCCGTCGACGACGGCATCGCCATGGGCCACGCCGGCATGCTCTACTCGCTGCCCTCCCGCGACCTCATCGCCGACTCCGTCGAGTACATGGTCGAGGCCCACTGCGCCGACGCCCTGATCTGCATCTCCAACTGCGACAAGATCACCCCCGGCATGCTGATGGCCGCCATGCGCCTCAACATCCCCGTGGTCTTCGTCTCCGGCGGCCCCATGGAGGCCGGCCAGGCCACCCTCGTCGACGGCACGGTCCGCAAGCTCGACCTCATCAACGCCATCGTCGACGCGGTCAACGAGAACGTCTCCGACGAGGACGTGCTGCGCATCGAGGAGAACGCCTGCCCGACCTGCGGCTCCTGTTCCGGCATGTTCACCGCCAACTCCATGAACTGCCTCACCGAGGCCATCGGCCTCTCCCTGCCGGGCAACGGCTCCGTCCTCGCCACGCACACGGCCCGCAAGGCCCTCTACGAGAACGCCGCCCGCACGGTCGTCGAGATCACCAAGCGCTACTACGAGGACGACGACGACTCCGTCCTCCCGCGCAACATCGCCACCCGCGCCGCCTTCGACAACGCCATGGCCCTCGACATCGCCATGGGCGGCTCGACCAACACGATCCTGCACCTGCTCGCCGCCGCCCAGGAGGCCGGGCTGGACTACGACCTCGGCGACATCGACGCCGTCTCGCGCCGCGTCCCCTGCCTCGCCAAGGTCGCCCCCAACGTCGCCCCCGGCGGCACGTACTACATGGAGGACGTGCACCGCGCCGGCGGCATCCCCGCCATCCTCGGCGAGCTCTACCGCGCGGGCCTCCTCAACGAGGACGTGCACACCGTCCACTCGCGCGGCATCAAGGAATGGCTGGAGGCGTGGGACGTGCGCGGCGGCTCGCCCACCCCCGAGGCCGTCGAGCTGTGGCACGCCGCCCCCGGCTGCGTCCGCTCCGCCACCGCCTTCTCCCAGTCCGAGCGCTGGGAGTCCCTCGACGTGGACGCCGCGGGCGGCTGCATCCGCGACGCCGCCCACGCCTACTCCAAGGACGGCGGCCTGGCGGTGCTGAAGGGCAACCTCGCCGTCGACGGCTGCGTGGTGAAGACCGCCGGCGTCGACGAGTCGATCTGGACCTTCGAGGGCCCGGCCGTCGTCTGCGAATCGCAGGAGGAGGCGGTCGACAAGATCCTGACCAAGTCGGTGAAGGAGGGCGACGTCGTCGTCATCCGTTACGAGGGCCCGCGCGGCGGCCCCGGCATGCAGGAGATGCTCTACCCCACGTCCTTCCTCAAGGGCCGCGGCCTCGGCAAGGCCTGCGCGCTCGTCACCGACGGCCGCTTCTCCGGCGGCACGTCGGGCCTGTCGATCGGCCACGCCTCGCCGGAGGCGGCGTCGGGCGGCACGATCGCCCTGGTGCAGGACGGCGACCGCATCCGCATCGACATCCCGAACCGTTCGATCGAACTCCTCGTCGACGAGCCCGAGCTCGCCGCCCGCCGCGAGGCCCTCGGCGGCACGTACGCCCCGAAGAACCGCGAACGCAAGGTCTCGGCGGCGCTGCGGGCGTACGCGGCGATGGCGACGAGCGCGGACCGGGGCGCGGTGCGGGACGTCAGCCTTCTGGAAGGCTGA
- a CDS encoding protein kinase domain-containing protein, with translation MPPLRSAGTGPEAEDPEFAGRYRLEGRLGSGGMGVVHLARSSSGMRLAVKVVHAEYAEDPEFRARFRQEVAAARRVSGAFTAPLVDADPDGERPWMATLYIPGPTLSERVKRNGPLGPAEVRRLAAGLAEALRDIHRAGVVHRDLKPSNVLLAEDGPKVIDFGISRPYDSELRTETGKLIGTPPFMAPEQFQRPREVGPAADVFALASLLVHAATGRGPFESESPYIVAYQVVHTEPDLTGVPADLVPLIQDCLAKEPEQRPTPDEIMARLPRVPQYGGRLVEAAVLDASVPTHVRVPHAREDAPTSPSSPPSSLSGPVAPASPLPRRRRLPWLVAAGVATAVLVAGATWALSRSGDADRPLQTRPTVASADWRPWETSVPEGAAGDGTVRAGSCVYGGDALYCSARGVQAARIDAADGKVAWRRSARDGGSGSASGSASASSSTSTAPAPVVSGGLVHVLSGDGGRLSALDPADGEPRWTRDVSAYRGRVYHAGDTVLLVAADGTVTAVDGGTNKERWRHGLGLPERSKPVFSFYGRGPVYAVAPAGQGRHRTRILAVDPARGTTLWERTADGDLTAVGAGAGPDGALLLTAPDKDNRVTAVVRYEPGTRREMRVPLATPLNVASAVAAARGDAVYLLSTDGGLTAVGTAERRGQLWRLDTSVANASALVAADGDRVYFSAADGRLLAVGTAKGRLLGQTSPRLTKAGRGYLDLLPAPVAAGGRVFGAAPDGTVFAVSARDPARWR, from the coding sequence ATGCCGCCGCTGCGCAGTGCCGGGACGGGCCCGGAAGCGGAGGATCCGGAATTCGCCGGCCGGTACCGGTTGGAAGGGCGTCTCGGCTCCGGCGGCATGGGGGTCGTGCATCTGGCCCGCTCGTCCTCCGGAATGCGGCTCGCGGTCAAGGTGGTGCACGCCGAATACGCGGAGGATCCCGAGTTCAGGGCGCGGTTCCGGCAGGAGGTCGCGGCCGCCCGGCGCGTGAGCGGTGCGTTCACCGCGCCCCTCGTGGATGCCGACCCCGACGGTGAGCGGCCCTGGATGGCCACCCTCTACATCCCCGGCCCCACCCTCTCCGAGCGCGTGAAGCGGAACGGGCCTCTCGGGCCGGCGGAGGTGCGGCGTCTGGCGGCCGGGCTGGCGGAGGCGCTGCGGGACATCCACCGGGCCGGCGTCGTGCACCGGGACCTCAAGCCGAGCAATGTGCTGCTCGCCGAGGACGGGCCCAAGGTCATCGACTTCGGCATCTCGCGCCCCTACGACAGTGAGCTGCGGACCGAGACCGGGAAGCTGATCGGTACGCCGCCGTTCATGGCGCCGGAGCAGTTCCAGCGGCCGCGCGAGGTGGGGCCGGCGGCGGATGTGTTCGCGCTGGCCTCGCTGCTCGTGCACGCCGCGACCGGGCGGGGGCCGTTCGAGTCGGAGAGCCCGTACATCGTCGCGTACCAGGTGGTGCACACCGAGCCGGACCTGACGGGCGTGCCGGCCGATCTCGTACCGCTGATCCAGGACTGCCTGGCGAAGGAGCCGGAGCAGCGGCCGACGCCGGACGAGATCATGGCTCGGCTGCCGCGGGTTCCGCAGTACGGGGGTCGTCTCGTCGAGGCGGCCGTGCTGGACGCGTCCGTGCCGACGCATGTCCGCGTCCCCCACGCTCGTGAGGACGCCCCGACCTCTCCCTCTTCTCCTCCCTCTTCCCTCTCCGGGCCAGTTGCCCCGGCCTCTCCCCTCCCCCGGCGGCGCCGTCTGCCGTGGCTCGTCGCCGCCGGTGTCGCGACCGCCGTGCTCGTCGCCGGCGCGACGTGGGCGCTGAGCCGCAGCGGCGACGCGGACCGGCCGCTGCAGACGCGGCCCACCGTGGCCTCGGCGGACTGGCGGCCCTGGGAGACGTCCGTGCCGGAGGGCGCGGCGGGGGACGGCACGGTGCGGGCGGGGTCCTGTGTGTACGGAGGGGACGCGCTGTACTGCTCCGCGCGAGGCGTGCAGGCGGCTCGTATCGACGCCGCCGACGGCAAGGTCGCCTGGCGGAGGAGCGCCCGCGACGGAGGCTCCGGGTCCGCCTCCGGGTCGGCCTCCGCCTCCTCTTCTACTTCTACCGCCCCCGCCCCCGTGGTCTCCGGCGGTCTCGTCCACGTCCTGTCGGGGGACGGCGGGCGGCTGTCGGCGCTGGATCCGGCGGATGGCGAGCCGCGCTGGACGCGGGACGTGTCCGCGTACCGCGGCCGGGTGTACCACGCGGGCGACACCGTGCTGCTGGTCGCCGCCGACGGCACGGTGACGGCCGTCGACGGCGGTACGAACAAGGAGCGCTGGCGGCACGGGCTGGGGCTGCCGGAGCGGTCCAAGCCGGTCTTCTCGTTCTACGGCCGGGGGCCGGTCTACGCCGTGGCGCCGGCCGGTCAGGGCCGCCACCGCACGCGGATCCTCGCGGTCGACCCGGCGCGGGGGACGACGCTGTGGGAGCGGACGGCCGACGGCGATCTGACCGCGGTGGGGGCGGGGGCCGGGCCGGACGGTGCGCTGTTGCTGACGGCTCCCGACAAGGACAACCGGGTGACGGCCGTCGTCCGGTACGAGCCGGGCACGCGACGTGAGATGCGCGTGCCGCTCGCCACGCCGCTCAACGTTGCGAGCGCGGTCGCTGCGGCCCGGGGTGATGCGGTGTACCTGCTGTCCACGGACGGCGGGCTGACGGCGGTGGGCACGGCTGAGCGCCGGGGGCAGCTGTGGCGGCTGGACACGTCCGTGGCCAATGCGTCCGCGCTGGTCGCCGCCGACGGTGACCGGGTGTACTTCTCGGCGGCGGACGGGCGGCTGCTGGCCGTCGGCACGGCCAAGGGGAGGCTGCTCGGGCAGACGTCCCCCCGCCTGACCAAGGCCGGGCGCGGCTACCTCGATCTGCTGCCGGCGCCGGTCGCGGCGGGCGGCCGGGTCTTCGGCGCGGCGCCGGACGGAACGGTGTTCGCGGTCAGCGCCCGGGATCCGGCGCGCTGGCGTTGA
- a CDS encoding hydroxyacid dehydrogenase, translated as MTHERACGAGVAVVMGADELPVVLPPDLRQRLSELTGREIRVLPVRGGLGLPARAAGLGGVDILVTGWGCPPLTKAVLDGAPQLRAVIHAAGSVKQLVTEAVWERRLVVSSAADANAGPVADFTLAAIGLAAKGALPAAAAYADGGRWPAFRDRQGADGRTVGVLGASRIGRRVIAGLRASAAGYRVLLYDPYVTDEEAARLGAERMDRLADLCRAAGIVTVHAPGTPDTYRLLDADHLALIPDGGTVINTARGSIVDTESLERECRSGRLNAWLDVTDPEPLKRGHALFRLPNVLVTPHIAGAQGSEGRRLGTYAVEEAGRWVRGEPLLGAVERDSLDRLA; from the coding sequence ATGACGCATGAACGGGCGTGTGGGGCCGGCGTGGCCGTGGTCATGGGGGCGGATGAACTGCCGGTCGTCCTGCCGCCCGATCTGCGGCAGCGGCTCAGTGAATTGACGGGACGTGAGATCCGGGTGCTTCCGGTGCGCGGTGGGCTTGGGCTCCCCGCGCGCGCGGCCGGCCTGGGCGGCGTGGACATCCTCGTCACGGGGTGGGGATGCCCGCCGCTGACGAAGGCCGTCCTCGACGGGGCACCGCAGCTGAGGGCCGTCATCCACGCGGCGGGCTCGGTCAAGCAACTGGTGACCGAGGCCGTGTGGGAACGGCGGCTCGTCGTCTCCTCGGCGGCGGACGCCAATGCGGGGCCGGTCGCCGACTTCACCCTGGCGGCCATCGGGCTCGCGGCGAAGGGAGCCTTGCCTGCCGCCGCCGCGTACGCCGACGGCGGCCGCTGGCCGGCCTTCCGAGACCGGCAGGGCGCCGACGGCCGGACCGTCGGTGTCCTCGGTGCTTCCCGTATCGGCCGACGGGTGATCGCCGGCCTACGGGCTTCCGCTGCCGGATACCGGGTGCTGCTCTACGACCCGTACGTGACGGACGAGGAAGCCGCACGGCTGGGTGCGGAGCGGATGGACCGCCTGGCCGACCTCTGCCGCGCCGCCGGCATCGTGACGGTCCACGCTCCCGGGACACCGGACACGTATCGCTTGCTGGACGCGGACCATCTGGCCCTCATCCCGGACGGCGGCACGGTCATCAACACGGCACGGGGGTCGATCGTCGACACCGAAAGCCTGGAACGCGAGTGCAGGTCGGGGCGGTTGAACGCCTGGCTCGACGTCACGGACCCGGAGCCGCTGAAAAGGGGGCACGCGCTGTTCCGCCTGCCGAATGTGCTGGTGACACCCCATATCGCCGGCGCTCAGGGAAGTGAGGGGAGGCGGCTGGGGACGTATGCGGTGGAGGAGGCCGGGCGGTGGGTGCGGGGTGAGCCGCTGCTGGGGGCGGTGGAGAGGGACAGCCTGGACCGCTTGGCATAA
- a CDS encoding GNAT family N-acetyltransferase, producing the protein MEHIIRPVQAGDWEKSKELRLTALLDPVASIAFLDTYDKAVVQPDSYWQERARASSEACRVITFVAEAPDGSWDGTVTVLVEDPEAEEGAVFGGAPSVPQTHIVGVFVRPERRGSGLIQALFDAAVEWSWALSEPRVERIRLFVHEDNGRAMAVYRKAGFEPTGTTIPMQGDPDAKEYELALARPAA; encoded by the coding sequence ATGGAGCACATCATCAGGCCTGTGCAGGCGGGCGATTGGGAGAAGTCCAAGGAACTGCGGCTGACGGCGCTCTTGGACCCCGTGGCGTCCATCGCTTTCCTCGACACCTACGACAAGGCCGTCGTGCAGCCCGACAGTTATTGGCAGGAGCGGGCGCGGGCGAGCTCCGAGGCGTGCCGCGTCATCACGTTCGTGGCGGAGGCGCCCGACGGCAGCTGGGACGGCACGGTCACCGTCCTCGTCGAGGACCCTGAGGCGGAGGAAGGTGCCGTCTTCGGCGGTGCTCCGTCCGTACCGCAGACGCACATCGTCGGCGTCTTCGTCCGCCCCGAGCGGCGCGGGTCCGGCCTCATCCAGGCCCTCTTCGACGCCGCCGTCGAGTGGTCCTGGGCCCTCTCCGAGCCGCGCGTCGAGCGCATACGTCTCTTCGTCCACGAGGACAACGGCCGTGCCATGGCGGTCTACCGAAAGGCCGGCTTCGAGCCCACCGGCACGACCATCCCCATGCAGGGCGACCCCGATGCCAAGGAGTACGAGCTCGCGCTCGCTCGTCCCGCCGCTTGA